The following are encoded together in the Corynebacterium jeikeium genome:
- a CDS encoding lysylphosphatidylglycerol synthase transmembrane domain-containing protein produces MRELWRRTEVRALLSLALIGIIAFLAREHLHFIGDGWRELAHADKRWIGLAILALAASMVAQAEVMVVLLRSAGVKVKRISANSLGLAANAWSSTFPGGPALSAAMIFREQLKWGATAVIASWYMLLSGALAGGGMAILAIGAVFFLGLTVKPLTLAMSLIALVALAILTNWVAKNRDKVERWLVNRLRTFNARRGKPVDRFTDNVRGFSRQLSAVELPLTKLAVAIAASLGNWVFEILCLLACIYAVGATPPIAGVVLAFLTAKLVGQAQVTPGGLGPVDVALTSALVGFGTLTSVQAFGAVIVFRMLSFVGLTLVGWIVFFATKMVNPKSNAENAAAETGRQEEKQEEPVGRAQ; encoded by the coding sequence ATGCGTGAACTGTGGCGGCGCACAGAAGTCAGGGCTCTGCTCAGCCTGGCGCTGATTGGAATCATCGCCTTCCTCGCCCGGGAGCACCTGCACTTCATTGGCGACGGCTGGCGCGAGCTGGCTCACGCCGACAAGCGCTGGATCGGCCTGGCCATCCTCGCGCTCGCAGCCTCCATGGTCGCGCAGGCCGAGGTGATGGTCGTACTGCTGCGCAGCGCCGGAGTGAAAGTGAAGCGCATCAGCGCCAACTCGCTGGGACTGGCAGCTAATGCCTGGTCCTCGACTTTCCCCGGCGGACCCGCGTTGTCGGCGGCCATGATCTTCCGCGAGCAACTCAAGTGGGGCGCCACTGCCGTAATTGCCAGCTGGTACATGCTGCTTTCGGGAGCGCTAGCTGGCGGCGGCATGGCGATCCTGGCCATCGGTGCTGTGTTCTTCCTAGGGCTGACAGTTAAACCGTTGACGTTGGCGATGTCCCTGATCGCCCTTGTTGCACTAGCGATCCTCACCAACTGGGTGGCAAAGAACCGAGACAAGGTGGAGCGCTGGCTAGTCAACCGACTGCGGACTTTCAACGCCCGCCGTGGCAAGCCCGTTGACCGCTTCACCGACAATGTCCGCGGGTTCTCCCGCCAGCTGTCGGCCGTGGAACTGCCACTGACCAAACTGGCCGTCGCGATCGCCGCCAGCCTGGGCAACTGGGTTTTCGAGATCCTCTGCCTACTGGCCTGCATCTACGCCGTCGGCGCCACCCCGCCCATCGCAGGCGTGGTACTGGCCTTCCTCACCGCCAAACTGGTGGGCCAGGCACAGGTCACCCCCGGCGGTCTTGGTCCGGTGGATGTCGCACTGACCAGCGCCCTGGTCGGATTCGGCACCCTGACCTCCGTCCAGGCATTCGGAGCCGTCATCGTCTTCCGCATGCTCAGCTTCGTGGGGCTGACGTTGGTGGGATGGATCGTCTTTTTCGCCACCAAGATGGTCAACCCCAAAAGCAATGCTGAGAATGCAGCCGCGGAGACGGGGCGTCAAGAAGAAAAGCAGGAAGAACCCGTCGGCAGGGCACAATAA
- the trmB gene encoding tRNA (guanosine(46)-N7)-methyltransferase TrmB — translation MVWMNNSDNTPGSLPPGRPLQTEFNDGRDYPRLGNFSFRRGTLTDNQEALWNEHWPKLGKVLADEVIDLPEWFDRDAETIVEIGSGTGTSTAAMAPLEAEKNIVAVELYRPGLAKLLGSVVRGDIHNVRMIRGDGVEVLQRMFAPESLSGVRIYFPDPWPKARHHKRRIVQSGTLHLIASRLKPGGILHIATDHADYAEWIDELVEVEEKLEYLGWPEDQSDIPQLTDRQVITKFEGKGLDKEHVIREYLWRKK, via the coding sequence ATGGTCTGGATGAATAATTCCGATAACACGCCAGGCAGCCTTCCCCCAGGCCGCCCACTACAGACAGAGTTTAACGACGGTCGCGACTATCCGCGACTGGGAAACTTTAGCTTCCGGCGCGGCACCCTGACCGACAACCAGGAGGCCCTATGGAACGAACACTGGCCTAAACTGGGCAAAGTCCTCGCCGACGAGGTCATTGACCTGCCCGAATGGTTCGACCGCGACGCCGAAACAATTGTGGAAATTGGCTCCGGAACGGGCACCTCGACCGCCGCGATGGCGCCGCTGGAGGCGGAAAAGAACATCGTCGCCGTCGAGCTTTACCGCCCCGGGCTGGCCAAGCTGCTGGGTTCCGTGGTGCGCGGCGACATTCACAACGTGCGCATGATCCGCGGCGACGGCGTGGAGGTACTGCAGCGCATGTTCGCGCCAGAGTCGCTGTCCGGCGTGCGCATCTACTTCCCGGACCCGTGGCCCAAGGCCCGCCACCACAAGCGGCGCATCGTGCAATCTGGCACGCTGCACCTGATCGCCTCCCGCCTCAAGCCGGGCGGCATTCTGCATATCGCCACCGACCACGCGGACTACGCAGAGTGGATCGACGAACTGGTAGAGGTCGAGGAGAAGCTGGAATACCTGGGCTGGCCCGAGGACCAGTCGGACATTCCACAGCTGACGGATCGCCAGGTAATCACCAAGTTCGAGGGCAAGGGCCTGGACAAGGAACACGTCATCCGCGAGTACCTGTGGCGGAAGAAATAG
- a CDS encoding DUF3054 domain-containing protein → MSNLDSTSTGDTPGTTQRSPGVALFLDVIAVLLFALLARIAHNTPEMPLSFGGWLDTSWPFLIGVVIAWALLWIGVVRPDGANGTGFGGFEFSTGALVWVVNVVVGLGIWGVRHGEVPHWSFMIVATVMSGLLLFGWRGMFRLGRLRRLSRMKRMGRMFGK, encoded by the coding sequence ATGAGCAACCTCGATAGCACCTCCACTGGAGACACCCCTGGCACCACCCAGCGATCGCCGGGGGTCGCGCTGTTTCTCGACGTAATCGCCGTCCTACTGTTCGCCCTGCTGGCGCGCATTGCACACAACACTCCGGAGATGCCGCTGAGCTTCGGCGGCTGGCTGGATACCTCCTGGCCATTCCTGATCGGTGTGGTGATTGCCTGGGCACTGCTGTGGATCGGCGTGGTTCGGCCAGACGGCGCCAACGGGACCGGCTTCGGCGGATTTGAGTTCTCCACCGGTGCGCTGGTGTGGGTCGTCAACGTTGTTGTCGGCCTGGGGATCTGGGGCGTGCGCCACGGGGAAGTACCGCACTGGTCATTCATGATCGTTGCCACCGTGATGAGCGGCCTGCTGTTGTTCGGCTGGCGCGGAATGTTCCGCCTGGGGCGGCTGCGGAGGTTGTCGCGTATGAAGCGAATGGGCCGCATGTTCGGCAAGTGA
- a CDS encoding MMPL family transporter produces the protein MFSSWGDVAYRFRRLIPLVIIAAILVLYVVAGLKLADRMSQEGWDDPNSQSTKAAQIEQEVFGRDANGDVILMVTGDKPGSATSDEVKQSITQQIEQLRKDHPDEIGGVTSYFNRGPAAMANPDGTAAFASIGLQGIEDDVLINFRKIEDDLRAISAPGVDVKIAGATAVSDSLDEGMAGDIHRAEIYALPAVGLLLLIVFGGLIAAFMPLLVGGLSILGSMGVLAILASFTQINVFAQSVVTLLGLGLAIDYGLFMVSRFREEMAEGHDTRTAVRNTTATAGKTVVFSAAMVAVALSGLFIFPQAFLKSVAFGAISAVGLAALLSVAVLPSIFAMLGPNIDKWSFKKKRTRRRSEQVEGIWGRIPAFAMRHSKLFTVVIVGGMLLMAVPIAGIKLGGMNETYLPPSNQTRVNQEEFTEKFPQFRTDPIKLVIEGDSKTVAAVYKEANAIPGLTAPFQVSRPTKDDVTVLSTGIADRDDNDRIVNTLEDINVDGANVYVAGTPALEVESIDALFEKLPWMLLYIVLVSFVLMAMIFGSLIIPAKAVIMNILGTGATLGLLTLIFVDGHGADMFNFTAGPLTSPVLVLIIAIVFGLSTDYEVFLVSRMVEARARGASTDQAIRFGTATTGSIITAAALIMIVVCGAFGFSSIVMMKYIAFGMVIALLLDATIIRMLLVPSVMHLLGTDNWWAPKWVKRLSEKVGHNEKLESSPHEAAPAARSSRVTVAELSGVDAIAPVPAQRPGEAPARQRNLPFAELMRRVEESRENADGGGGGER, from the coding sequence TTGTTTAGCTCTTGGGGCGATGTCGCCTACCGGTTCCGCCGGCTGATCCCTTTGGTGATCATCGCGGCGATCCTGGTGCTGTATGTCGTCGCTGGGCTGAAACTGGCCGACCGAATGAGCCAGGAGGGGTGGGACGACCCGAACTCGCAGTCCACGAAGGCTGCGCAGATCGAGCAAGAGGTTTTTGGTCGTGACGCCAACGGGGATGTCATCCTGATGGTCACCGGCGATAAGCCGGGGTCTGCGACTTCGGACGAGGTCAAGCAGTCCATAACCCAGCAGATCGAGCAGCTGCGCAAGGATCACCCCGACGAGATCGGGGGTGTGACCAGCTACTTCAACCGCGGCCCGGCGGCCATGGCCAACCCGGACGGCACCGCGGCCTTCGCCTCCATCGGTCTACAGGGCATCGAAGACGATGTGCTGATCAACTTCCGCAAGATCGAGGACGACCTGCGGGCCATCAGTGCCCCGGGCGTGGATGTGAAGATCGCCGGCGCCACGGCGGTTTCGGACTCCCTGGACGAGGGCATGGCCGGCGATATTCACCGTGCCGAGATCTACGCGCTGCCCGCCGTGGGCCTGCTACTGCTGATCGTTTTCGGCGGCCTGATCGCCGCATTCATGCCGCTGCTGGTGGGCGGCCTGTCGATCCTGGGCTCCATGGGTGTGCTGGCGATCCTGGCTAGCTTCACGCAGATCAACGTGTTCGCACAGTCCGTGGTCACGCTGCTTGGTCTGGGCCTAGCCATCGACTACGGCCTGTTCATGGTCTCCCGCTTCCGCGAGGAGATGGCGGAGGGCCACGACACCCGCACCGCCGTGCGCAACACCACCGCCACCGCGGGTAAGACCGTGGTCTTCTCTGCGGCGATGGTGGCTGTAGCGCTATCCGGTTTGTTCATCTTCCCGCAGGCCTTCCTGAAGTCCGTGGCCTTCGGCGCGATCTCCGCGGTGGGTCTGGCCGCACTGCTTTCCGTGGCTGTGCTGCCGAGTATCTTCGCGATGCTGGGGCCGAACATCGACAAGTGGTCGTTTAAGAAGAAGCGGACCCGCCGTCGCTCCGAGCAGGTCGAAGGCATTTGGGGCCGCATCCCAGCCTTTGCCATGCGCCACTCGAAGCTGTTTACGGTCGTGATCGTCGGCGGCATGCTGCTGATGGCGGTGCCGATTGCGGGCATCAAGCTGGGTGGCATGAACGAGACCTACCTGCCGCCGTCGAACCAGACGCGCGTGAACCAGGAGGAGTTCACCGAGAAGTTCCCGCAGTTCCGCACCGACCCGATCAAGCTGGTTATCGAGGGCGATTCCAAGACCGTGGCTGCGGTCTACAAGGAGGCCAACGCGATTCCGGGACTGACGGCCCCGTTCCAGGTCTCGCGCCCCACGAAGGACGACGTGACGGTGCTGTCCACCGGCATTGCAGACCGCGATGATAACGACCGCATCGTCAACACTCTGGAGGACATCAACGTCGATGGCGCCAACGTGTACGTCGCCGGCACCCCGGCCCTGGAGGTCGAATCCATCGACGCGCTGTTCGAGAAACTGCCGTGGATGCTGCTGTATATCGTGCTCGTCAGCTTCGTGCTGATGGCCATGATCTTCGGCTCGCTGATCATTCCTGCCAAGGCCGTGATCATGAACATCCTGGGCACCGGCGCAACCCTCGGCCTGCTGACATTGATCTTCGTCGATGGCCACGGCGCGGACATGTTTAACTTCACCGCCGGGCCGCTGACCTCCCCGGTACTGGTGCTGATCATCGCCATCGTCTTCGGCCTCTCGACCGACTATGAGGTATTCCTGGTCTCCCGCATGGTGGAGGCCCGCGCCCGGGGTGCGTCGACGGATCAAGCGATCCGCTTCGGCACAGCCACCACCGGCAGCATCATCACCGCCGCCGCGCTAATCATGATCGTGGTCTGCGGCGCCTTCGGGTTCTCCTCGATCGTGATGATGAAGTACATCGCCTTCGGCATGGTGATCGCGCTACTACTCGACGCCACAATCATCCGCATGCTCCTCGTCCCATCCGTCATGCACCTGCTGGGCACCGACAACTGGTGGGCGCCAAAGTGGGTCAAGCGCCTGTCGGAGAAGGTTGGGCACAACGAGAAGCTGGAATCCTCGCCGCACGAGGCAGCGCCTGCTGCCCGTTCGTCGCGGGTGACGGTTGCGGAACTTTCTGGTGTGGACGCCATCGCCCCCGTGCCCGCCCAGCGCCCCGGTGAGGCTCCTGCACGTCAGCGGAACCTGCCTTTCGCGGAGCTGATGCGACGTGTCGAAGAAAGCCGCGAGAATGCCGACGGCGGGGGCGGAGGCGAGCGCTAA